In Fusarium oxysporum Fo47 chromosome VII, complete sequence, the following proteins share a genomic window:
- a CDS encoding uncharacterized protein (expressed protein), with translation MADDNIFSRLQLLMDPQAKLLICVQEQCGFALPSKPSQVNEHLRKRYNISIDDRRKVVQLLNNRELPLLGPANALLRQNESLHGPNLPLFDGLTCKYCDLLSDITCIRFIDVNWCLHVVFC, from the coding sequence ATGGCTGATGATAATATCTTTTCCCGCCTCCAGCTCTTAATGGATCCTCAGGCCAAGCTCCTTATCTGCGTTCAGGAGCAATGTGGCTTTGCTCTTCCCTCCAAGCCTTCCCAAGTGAACGAGCATCTTAGGAAAAGGTATAACATATCGATCGACGACCGGCGTAAAGTTGTTCAACTTTTGAACAACCGGGAGCTTCCACTGCTGGGTCCTGCCAACGCGCTGTTACGCCAAAACGAGTCCCTACATGGTCCTAACCTGCCATTATTCGACGGGCTCACCTGCAAGTACTGCGACCTtctgtcagacattacgtgcattcggttcattgatgtgaattggtgtcttcatgttgtgttctgttga
- a CDS encoding uncharacterized protein (expressed protein), whose protein sequence is MDATAEILVQGGDSVATTRRSSRTTKPTAKLQEKLQAAEKKTDMAKNMWSQQSHEGGSEGENGPADRVGESQMMGDATGNDASLMQTMLRGMLQETSTHLMSEQKQMLEPLGRVDGESANGDADMSEQLETIRQLQQEIQARKSMTPKIASSCNLNRASLGKTPAGEKPKAARTLFCRRGSRLVPPSPGKLCTISTQRFCLVVSASETNRRSPVVFRAAGEAAKKRFSGQYTTAEIGHAASELQKGQRAMWGSCVEVGGTKGAQKVEKVRVRVQRPWMSSSRMLRMSSGQPRLQRSVVRGKIEGAEPEMSQAREAEMSR, encoded by the coding sequence ATGGATGCGACTGCAGAGATCCTTGTCCAAGGTGGAGATTCTGTCGCCACGACGCGTCGGTCTTCGAGAACTACGAAGCCGACGGCAAAACTGCAGGAAAAGCTGCAGGCGGCCGAGAAAAAGACGGACATGGCAAAGAATATGTGGTCGCAGCAGTCGCATGAAGGTGGGAGTGAAGGTGAGAACGGACCGGCCGACAGGGTTGGAGAATCACAGATGATGGGAGACGCGACGGGCAACGACGCGTCGCTCATGCAGACCATGCTCCGAGGGATGCTCCAGGAGACGTCGACCCATCTCATGAGCGAACAGAAGCAGATGCTCGAGCCTCTGGGACGCGTTGATGGGGAATCAGCGAACGGCGACGCAGATATGAGCGAACAGCTGGAGACGATCCGACAGCTTCAGCAAGAAATCCAGGCGAGGAAATCCATGACCCCTAAGATCGCCAGTAGCTGCAACCTGAATCGTGCATCCTTGGGGAAAACCCCCGCAGGAGAAAAACCCAAGGCGGCCAGAACGCTGTTTTGTAGACGAGGCAGTCGCCTCGTTCCACCATCTCCAGGTAAGCTCTGTACCATTTCGACCCAGCGGTTTTGTCTAGTGGTCTCAGCCAGTGAGACAAATCGTCGTAGCCCAGTTGTGTTCCGAGCAGCAGGCgaggctgcaaagaagaGGTTCTCTGGGCAGTACACGACTGCAGAGATCGGTCATGCAGCTTCCGAGCTGCAAAAAGGGCAGCGAGCCATGTGGGGCTCGTGCGTCGAGGTCGGGGGCACCAAAGGGGCCCAGAAAGTCGAGaaggtgagggtgagggtgcAACGACCCTGGATGTCTAGCAGCAGGATGCTGCGAATGTCGTCTGGGCAGCCGAGGTTGCAGAGGTCGGTCGTACGGGGGAAAATCGAGGGCGCAGAGCCCGAAATGTCGCAGGCTCGCGAAGCCGAAATGTCGAGGTAG